A window from Sus scrofa isolate TJ Tabasco breed Duroc chromosome 2, Sscrofa11.1, whole genome shotgun sequence encodes these proteins:
- the LOC110259612 gene encoding olfactory receptor 56-like: protein MALMGNQTLISHFILLGLFTHSPLHLLLFSIIMVMFLVALSGNGLMILLINIDSRLHIPMYFFLSWLSLMDLMLISTIVPRMAIDFLLGHGSISFTGCGFQILFFLTLLGDECFLLAFMAYDRYVAISNPLRYSVVMSCRVCWLMVVGSWLFGLVDGLIQAIYTLSFPYCGSQEIDHFFCDIPAVLKLACADTSLYETMIYVCCVLMLLLPFSVISVSYLLILVTVLHMRSAEGRKKAFSTCSSHMAVVSLFYGAAMITYMRPQAYHSSKQDKVVSAFYTMITPMLNPLIYSLRNKEVAGALRKLLARCPCGAG from the coding sequence ATGGCCTTAATGGGAAACCAGACTCTCATCTCTCACTTCATCCTCCTGGGACTCTTCACCCACTCACCCCtgcacctcctcctcttctccatcaTCATGGTCATGTTTCTGGTGGCTCTCTCTGGCAATGGGCTCATGATCCTCCTCATCAACATTGACTCTCGCCTGCACatccccatgtacttcttcctcagctgGCTGTCACTCATGGACCTCATGCTCATCTCTACCATTGTGCCGCGGATGGCCATCGACTTCCTCCTGGGCCATGGGTCAATCTCCTTCACAGGCTGTGGCTTTCAAATCCTCTTCTTCCTCACTCTTCTGGGGGATGAGTGCTTCCTGCTGGCTTTCATggcctatgatcgctatgtggccatcagCAACCCACTGAGGTACTCAGTGGTCATGAGCTGCCGTGTCTGCTGGCTCATGGTGGTGGGGTCTTGGCTCTTTGGCCTGGTGGATGGGTTGATTCAGGCCATCTATACCCTGAGCTTTCCCTACTGTGGATCCCAGGAAAttgaccacttcttctgtgatatCCCTGCAGTTCTTAAGCTGGCCTGTGCTGACACCTCCCTCTATGAGACTATGATCTATGTGTGCTGTGTACTCATGCTGCTCCTGCCCTTCTCTGTCATCTCTGTCTCCTACCTGCTGATCCTGGTGACTGTGCTCCACATGCGCTCAGCTGAAGGTCGGAAGAAGGCCTTTTCGACCTGTTCCTCCCACATGGCTGTAGTGTCTCTTTTCTATGGGGCTGCTATGATCACTTACATGCGGCCCCAGGCCTATCACTCCTCCAAACAGGACAAAGTGGTCTCTGCCTTCTATACCATGATCACCCCTATGCTCAACCCACTCATCTATAGCCTGAGAAATAAGGAAGTTGCTGGTGCTCTCAGAAAACTCCTGGCGAGGTGTCCATGTGGTGCAGGTTAG